The Hyphomicrobiales bacterium genome window below encodes:
- a CDS encoding alpha-hydroxy acid oxidase, with amino-acid sequence MGLAQCHNHHDFRTLARKRLPGPIFNYIDGGSDDEGTMRRNTSSFDDCDLVPNVLRGVSDVDLSVEVMGQKLDMPVYCSPTALQRLFHHQGERAVAAAAEKHGTMFGVSSLGTVSMEELRKKHANPQVYQFYFHKDRGLNSAMMQRAKEAGIEVMMLTVDSITGGNRERDLRTGFSIPFRLTLGGLAQFAMKPMWGINYVTHERFRLPQLDEHVDMGGGAMSIGRYFTDMLDPSMNWDDVAKMVAEWDGQFCLKGIMSVEDAKRAADIGCTGIILSNHGGRQLDGSRTAFDQLSEIVDAVGDKLDVIIDGGIQRGTHVLKALALGAKAVGVGRYYLYPLAAAGQPGVDRALGLMRAELERDMRLMGCSEVSELNQSHVKIRR; translated from the coding sequence ATGGGTCTGGCGCAGTGTCACAATCACCATGATTTTAGAACCCTTGCGCGCAAGCGTCTGCCTGGGCCGATATTCAATTATATTGATGGCGGCTCTGATGATGAAGGCACGATGCGCCGTAATACATCTTCCTTCGACGATTGTGATTTGGTTCCAAATGTCCTTCGCGGTGTGAGTGATGTTGATCTATCAGTTGAGGTGATGGGGCAAAAACTCGATATGCCTGTCTATTGCTCGCCGACGGCTCTGCAACGATTATTCCATCACCAAGGCGAGCGCGCAGTTGCGGCGGCGGCTGAAAAACACGGCACCATGTTTGGCGTCTCCTCTCTTGGTACGGTGAGTATGGAAGAACTGCGTAAAAAGCACGCCAATCCACAAGTCTATCAATTCTATTTCCACAAAGATCGCGGCCTTAACTCAGCAATGATGCAGCGGGCGAAAGAGGCGGGCATTGAGGTGATGATGCTGACGGTGGATTCGATTACAGGCGGAAACCGTGAGCGTGATCTGCGCACTGGTTTTTCCATCCCCTTCCGCCTCACACTCGGCGGCCTTGCCCAGTTTGCAATGAAGCCTATGTGGGGCATCAACTACGTGACCCATGAGCGGTTCCGATTGCCGCAATTGGACGAACATGTCGACATGGGTGGTGGAGCAATGTCTATCGGGCGCTACTTCACCGATATGCTTGACCCATCAATGAATTGGGATGACGTTGCCAAAATGGTTGCAGAATGGGACGGACAATTTTGCCTTAAAGGTATTATGAGCGTTGAAGATGCAAAGCGTGCTGCAGACATTGGATGCACGGGCATTATCCTCTCAAATCATGGAGGGCGACAACTCGATGGATCACGCACGGCCTTTGATCAATTGAGTGAGATCGTCGACGCCGTTGGCGATAAGCTTGATGTGATTATCGACGGCGGTATCCAGCGTGGCACCCATGTTCTCAAAGCGCTTGCTCTAGGGGCGAAAGCCGTCGGTGTTGGGCGCTATTATCTTTATCCACTTGCAGCCGCCGGACAGCCTGGTGTGGATCGCGCCCTTGGCCTTATGCGTGCGGAATTGGAACGCGATATGCGGTTGATGGGGTGTTCTGAGGTTTCTGAATTGAACCAAAGCCATGTGAAGATAAGGCGATAG
- a CDS encoding Gfo/Idh/MocA family oxidoreductase: protein MIKVACVGAGYFSQFHHQAWKRIDGVALVAAVDQNIDAAKETGLAAYSDIKTMVKNHAPNVVDIITPPHTHYELIQECVSAGVDLLICQKPFCRSIEEAERAVNLCEEAGIPLIIHENFRFQPWYRIMKDAMDKGQVGDVHQLTFKLRTGDGQGCEAYLDRQPYFQSMEKFLIHETGVHWVDTFCFLMGKPSSIYADLRRMNDDIKGEDAGYFIMEFDGGKQALFDGNRHLDHASCNCRQTFGECQIEGTKGTLSLDGEGVVRLRAFGAVESTVLYQGPETNDGFAGDCVYTLQQHVVDAFKGAGRFENTGRDYLAILKLVDAIYQSNESGQKVVL from the coding sequence GTGATAAAGGTTGCATGTGTTGGCGCTGGGTATTTTAGCCAATTTCACCATCAGGCATGGAAACGCATTGACGGCGTAGCCTTGGTTGCAGCCGTTGATCAAAATATTGATGCGGCGAAAGAGACAGGCCTTGCTGCCTATTCAGACATTAAAACGATGGTCAAAAACCATGCGCCTAATGTGGTCGATATCATCACCCCGCCTCATACGCATTATGAATTGATCCAAGAATGCGTAAGCGCTGGCGTTGATCTTCTGATTTGCCAAAAGCCTTTTTGTAGGTCGATTGAAGAAGCCGAACGGGCGGTGAACCTATGCGAAGAAGCAGGTATTCCGCTTATTATCCATGAGAACTTCCGCTTTCAACCTTGGTATCGTATCATGAAAGACGCGATGGATAAGGGGCAGGTGGGGGATGTTCATCAACTTACCTTCAAACTTCGCACAGGTGATGGCCAAGGGTGCGAGGCTTATCTTGATCGGCAGCCCTATTTCCAATCAATGGAAAAGTTCCTGATCCATGAAACAGGCGTTCATTGGGTTGATACATTTTGTTTTTTGATGGGGAAACCATCCAGCATTTACGCGGACCTTCGCCGTATGAATGACGATATTAAGGGCGAAGATGCTGGCTATTTCATCATGGAATTTGATGGTGGCAAACAGGCGCTTTTTGATGGTAATCGCCACCTTGACCACGCAAGCTGCAATTGCCGACAAACCTTTGGTGAATGTCAAATTGAGGGCACCAAAGGCACCTTGTCGCTTGATGGTGAGGGGGTGGTGCGGTTGCGAGCGTTTGGCGCGGTTGAAAGCACGGTGCTTTATCAAGGTCCAGAAACCAACGATGGGTTCGCTGGTGATTGCGTCTATACGCTGCAGCAACACGTCGTTGATGCATTTAAGGGTGCGGGCCGGTTTGAAAATACTGGCCGCGACTATCTCGCTATTTTAAAGCTCGTCGACGCGATTTATCAATCCAATGAGAGTGGACAGAAAGTCGTTCTTTGA
- a CDS encoding DUF3305 domain-containing protein, whose protein sequence is MGDHQTEDIEDVLTKRELSIPLGIVLEKRKSTHPWGDWILRPVSVLPGAGPVNDWVSLHKHEGVEHFHIATLPLTLHRKETEAFKINIESESPHLYVVMREDDESEERPVSVHVVTASPYDAQDYMDTSEDLIEKVPMPDSILEWIKAFINEHHVEETFKKRRRDKLNVEDQKFGKQPIFTSPTRH, encoded by the coding sequence ATGGGCGATCATCAAACCGAAGACATTGAAGACGTACTAACGAAGCGAGAACTATCAATTCCCCTTGGTATAGTCTTAGAAAAACGAAAATCCACGCACCCTTGGGGTGATTGGATTTTGCGGCCTGTGTCCGTGTTACCAGGTGCTGGCCCTGTCAATGATTGGGTGTCGTTGCACAAGCATGAAGGTGTTGAGCATTTTCACATCGCAACCTTGCCGCTCACCCTTCACCGCAAAGAGACGGAAGCTTTTAAAATCAACATCGAAAGCGAAAGCCCGCACCTCTATGTGGTTATGCGCGAAGATGATGAGAGCGAAGAGCGGCCAGTTAGTGTGCATGTGGTGACCGCTTCCCCTTATGACGCTCAAGATTATATGGATACATCTGAAGACTTGATCGAGAAAGTCCCGATGCCTGACAGTATTTTGGAATGGATCAAAGCCTTCATCAATGAGCACCATGTTGAGGAAACATTCAAAAAGCGACGTCGGGATAAATTGAATGTTGAAGATCAGAAATTCGGCAAACAGCCAATTTTCACTTCACCAACCCGCCATTAA
- a CDS encoding ABC transporter permease has product MADIIAALSHAFWLLVSFDADLMEIVWRSLQVTITAVVIASLIGLPFGAWIAVRRFRFRRYVIAIINAFMGLPPVVVGLVVYILLSRSGPFGVLDLLFTPTAMVIAQVIIILPILISITHQSIRDLWANYHDLLISIGTSRWQRVITLLFDARRALLTAVLAGFGRAIGEVGAIMIVGGNIDHVTRVLTTAIALETGKGDFSLALALGIVLIMIAVVLNLLIHTVSKTEREGTW; this is encoded by the coding sequence ATGGCTGACATCATTGCAGCACTCAGTCACGCATTCTGGCTTTTGGTCAGTTTCGATGCGGATTTAATGGAAATCGTCTGGCGCTCCCTGCAAGTGACAATTACTGCTGTGGTGATCGCGTCTTTAATCGGTCTTCCCTTTGGTGCGTGGATTGCTGTGCGCCGCTTTCGCTTTCGCCGCTATGTCATTGCCATCATCAACGCTTTCATGGGCTTGCCGCCGGTTGTTGTAGGCCTCGTGGTTTATATCTTGCTGTCGCGCTCTGGTCCGTTTGGTGTGTTGGACTTATTGTTCACCCCAACAGCAATGGTGATTGCTCAGGTTATCATTATTCTTCCGATCCTCATTTCAATCACTCACCAATCCATCCGCGATCTATGGGCGAATTATCATGATTTGCTGATCTCCATCGGCACAAGCCGTTGGCAGCGCGTAATCACCTTATTGTTTGATGCCCGTCGCGCTTTGCTAACAGCAGTGCTTGCAGGCTTTGGGCGGGCAATTGGTGAGGTTGGTGCGATTATGATTGTTGGCGGTAACATTGATCATGTAACTCGCGTGCTCACGACCGCTATCGCGCTTGAAACAGGGAAGGGCGATTTCTCGCTCGCCTTAGCGCTGGGCATCGTCTTGATCATGATCGCTGTCGTGCTGAACCTTTTGATCCACACTGTCTCTAAAACAGAACGGGAGGGAACATGGTGA
- a CDS encoding substrate-binding domain-containing protein, whose protein sequence is MRMLAWVLSLSFFWMSSFANAADTMRLAVTTSFHNSGLSDVLLPAIKKDTGLDVHLLVVGTGQALKLGRQGDVDAVLVHSKKAEELFIEEGFGTRRTEIMYNDFVFIGPKDDPAKLADGKNAHTALKNIATTKSPFVSRGDESGTHKREISLWKAAGFDTAAHDSSWYREVGAGMGAALNIASGMNAYILADRASWLNFKNKGNLALLNWGDPKLFNQYALLTLNAEKHPHIKSSLAKKLEAWLVSEKAQKLIGTYQIDGQTLFVPNAKKVDAS, encoded by the coding sequence ATGCGTATGCTTGCTTGGGTGTTGTCGCTCAGCTTCTTTTGGATGAGTTCTTTTGCAAACGCAGCTGACACGATGCGCCTTGCTGTAACGACATCTTTTCATAATTCTGGCCTGTCAGATGTGCTTCTACCTGCGATCAAGAAAGACACGGGGCTTGACGTGCATCTGCTTGTGGTTGGCACAGGACAAGCCTTGAAGCTTGGCCGCCAAGGTGATGTGGATGCGGTTCTGGTTCATTCTAAAAAGGCTGAAGAGCTTTTCATTGAAGAAGGTTTTGGAACGCGCCGCACCGAGATTATGTACAATGATTTCGTCTTCATCGGACCAAAGGACGATCCGGCGAAACTAGCTGATGGCAAAAACGCCCATACAGCCCTCAAGAATATCGCGACCACAAAATCACCCTTCGTCTCTCGCGGCGATGAAAGCGGTACCCACAAACGTGAAATCTCACTTTGGAAAGCGGCAGGCTTTGATACTGCGGCTCATGATAGTTCCTGGTACCGCGAAGTTGGTGCTGGAATGGGGGCGGCGCTGAACATTGCAAGCGGCATGAACGCCTATATTCTGGCCGACCGTGCGTCGTGGCTGAACTTCAAAAACAAAGGCAACCTAGCTTTGTTGAATTGGGGTGATCCGAAATTATTCAACCAATATGCTTTGTTGACGCTGAACGCTGAGAAACACCCTCACATCAAATCAAGCTTGGCCAAGAAGTTGGAAGCATGGTTGGTAAGTGAGAAAGCACAAAAGCTAATCGGCACCTATCAAATTGACGGGCAGACCTTGTTTGTCCCAAACGCTAAAAAAGTGGATGCATCATGA
- a CDS encoding type 1 glutamine amidotransferase, producing MKKIGILITGHVREELVEAYGEYGGFFERLIGSDGFEFQDYFVVDQKFPSNVNECDAYVLSGSAHGAYEDHAFIPALEEFIRDAYAANVPLVGICFGHQVMAQALGGKVVKFDGGWGLGVHDYEIDLGNGPEPIRINAVHQDQVVELPNDAKVIGSSPFCENAAISYQGKAISFQPHPEFNADFMSDLIEVRRGLTFSDELSNDAIETLSTSVDNDRIAAYIRDFLKA from the coding sequence ATGAAAAAAATTGGTATCCTAATAACAGGCCACGTGCGTGAAGAACTCGTCGAGGCCTATGGCGAGTATGGCGGTTTTTTCGAACGGCTGATTGGCTCTGACGGATTCGAATTTCAAGACTATTTTGTCGTTGATCAAAAGTTCCCCTCAAACGTCAATGAATGCGATGCCTATGTCCTAAGCGGATCAGCGCATGGTGCCTATGAAGATCATGCTTTCATTCCAGCTTTAGAAGAGTTTATTCGCGACGCCTATGCTGCGAATGTTCCGCTTGTGGGTATTTGCTTCGGGCATCAGGTAATGGCGCAAGCACTCGGTGGCAAGGTGGTGAAGTTTGACGGCGGATGGGGGCTTGGCGTTCATGATTATGAGATTGATCTCGGTAATGGACCAGAACCAATCCGCATTAATGCTGTGCACCAAGACCAAGTGGTTGAACTACCAAACGATGCAAAAGTGATCGGGTCGTCGCCGTTTTGCGAAAATGCGGCAATTAGCTACCAAGGCAAAGCAATCAGCTTCCAACCACACCCAGAATTTAATGCCGATTTCATGAGTGATCTCATTGAGGTTCGTCGCGGTTTGACTTTTAGTGATGAGCTATCAAATGACGCGATCGAAACCCTTAGCACCTCGGTCGATAACGACCGCATTGCTGCCTATATTCGCGACTTTTTGAAAGCTTAA
- a CDS encoding YqaA family protein gives MSDIAVYAGLFSVAFLAATILPAQSELGLAALIIGGDYSVSLLILAAGLGNTLGAIVNWVLGRGFERFHDRKWFPVSVEGMERASGWYRKYGRWSLLLSWVPVIGDPLTVVAGFLREPLWSFVALVAIAKFARYLLVAALALQWVG, from the coding sequence ATGAGTGATATTGCCGTTTATGCAGGCTTATTCTCGGTCGCGTTCCTTGCCGCCACGATTTTACCTGCTCAGTCAGAACTTGGTCTTGCTGCCCTTATAATAGGGGGTGATTATTCTGTGAGTCTGCTGATATTGGCCGCAGGCCTTGGCAACACGCTTGGTGCTATCGTCAATTGGGTGCTGGGACGCGGCTTTGAACGTTTTCACGATCGAAAATGGTTTCCCGTGTCGGTTGAAGGCATGGAGCGGGCGAGCGGTTGGTATCGCAAATATGGGCGCTGGAGCTTACTGTTAAGCTGGGTGCCTGTTATCGGCGATCCTTTGACCGTGGTTGCTGGTTTCTTGCGAGAACCGCTTTGGAGCTTTGTTGCTTTGGTCGCAATTGCCAAATTCGCTCGATACCTATTGGTTGCAGCACTCGCTCTTCAATGGGTTGGCTAG
- a CDS encoding ABC transporter permease subunit: MQRRSSSLLIAVTLGFAFLYGPIVWLVVYSFNESRLATVWSGFSVKWYGALLENEQILNAAYLSLEIAFISASLALVLGTLAAFALVRFKKFRGRLTLSGAVTAPLVMPEVITGLSLLLLFIAMEAAFGWPAGRGKSTIIIAHTTFAMAYIAVVVQSRLVSVDRSIEEAAMDLGARPARVFWDITLPTIMPAMISGWLLAFTLSLDDLVIASFVSGPSSSTLPIVIFSKVRLGVTPEINAVATLLIGAVALGVIVAGVLMWRQEKRLKLAQSQA; the protein is encoded by the coding sequence ATGCAACGTCGATCTAGTTCCCTCCTCATTGCAGTCACACTGGGTTTTGCGTTTTTATATGGGCCGATTGTGTGGCTTGTTGTTTACTCATTTAATGAATCGCGCCTTGCAACAGTCTGGTCTGGTTTTTCAGTGAAATGGTATGGGGCGTTGCTGGAGAATGAGCAGATACTCAATGCTGCCTATCTTTCCTTGGAAATCGCCTTCATCAGCGCAAGCCTTGCTCTCGTGCTTGGAACATTGGCAGCCTTCGCACTCGTTCGTTTCAAAAAGTTTCGCGGGCGCTTGACCTTGTCAGGTGCGGTGACCGCACCGCTCGTTATGCCAGAAGTGATTACGGGCCTCTCATTGCTCTTGCTTTTCATCGCGATGGAAGCCGCATTTGGCTGGCCCGCAGGACGCGGTAAATCGACGATCATCATCGCTCACACCACCTTCGCCATGGCCTATATTGCGGTTGTTGTGCAATCACGTTTGGTGTCGGTTGACCGTTCCATCGAAGAAGCCGCGATGGATCTTGGCGCACGACCAGCAAGAGTGTTTTGGGATATAACATTGCCAACCATTATGCCTGCCATGATATCTGGTTGGTTGCTCGCTTTCACCCTATCGCTCGATGATCTGGTTATTGCAAGTTTCGTTTCTGGCCCTTCTTCGTCCACTTTGCCAATTGTAATCTTCTCAAAGGTTCGCCTTGGTGTTACACCCGAAATCAACGCGGTTGCAACGCTGCTCATTGGTGCCGTAGCGCTTGGCGTTATTGTTGCTGGTGTGTTGATGTGGCGGCAAGAAAAACGATTGAAATTGGCTCAAAGTCAGGCTTAG
- a CDS encoding DUF3306 domain-containing protein — protein MATEDDKGFFSRWSGRKRAIAAGDDVVQDDPHLAPPVDLVEPENAEEETARLAELTANREAAEAIDIEALDYDSDYSTFFKEGVPPLLKQKAMRLLWRSNPVLANIDGLCDYDENFGDPSLILEKFESAYQIGKGYFVEDKEDVEEEVASDEALEADLENTEGDDNLADASEQEETADDEVTEPELTTNDNVELAQNETDDQLASDFELEEVALERPRVSLRKRLQFES, from the coding sequence ATGGCGACAGAAGATGACAAAGGTTTTTTCTCACGTTGGTCCGGCCGCAAACGGGCCATAGCGGCAGGTGATGATGTTGTTCAAGATGATCCACACTTAGCGCCGCCCGTTGATCTGGTAGAGCCTGAAAACGCCGAAGAAGAAACCGCGCGTCTAGCTGAATTGACCGCCAACCGCGAAGCAGCAGAAGCAATTGATATTGAGGCGCTCGACTACGATTCTGATTATTCCACGTTCTTCAAAGAGGGTGTGCCACCGTTATTAAAACAAAAAGCCATGCGGCTTTTATGGCGCTCCAATCCTGTCCTCGCCAATATTGACGGGCTTTGCGATTATGATGAGAATTTCGGTGATCCATCGCTTATCTTGGAAAAATTCGAATCTGCTTACCAAATTGGCAAAGGTTACTTTGTCGAAGATAAAGAAGATGTCGAAGAAGAAGTTGCCTCTGATGAAGCCCTCGAAGCGGACTTAGAAAATACTGAAGGCGATGACAACTTAGCTGACGCAAGCGAACAAGAAGAGACTGCAGACGACGAAGTTACTGAGCCTGAATTGACCACGAATGATAATGTTGAGCTTGCTCAAAATGAGACTGATGATCAACTCGCGAGCGATTTTGAGCTAGAAGAAGTGGCACTAGAACGCCCCCGCGTCTCATTACGCAAGAGACTTCAGTTCGAGAGTTAG
- a CDS encoding DUF3144 domain-containing protein, which produces MKDDGNREERRAARAEGTLDTAAFLKVADGFIDVANRQNQKVKATDLHMAFLYAASRYNAHVGKNIVEVDDQEAYVNEMMKTYGEMLRNHLADPNV; this is translated from the coding sequence ATGAAAGATGACGGAAATCGCGAAGAGCGTCGTGCGGCCCGTGCTGAGGGTACACTCGATACGGCTGCCTTTTTAAAGGTTGCTGATGGCTTCATTGATGTCGCCAATCGGCAAAACCAAAAGGTCAAAGCGACGGATCTTCACATGGCATTTCTTTATGCCGCCTCGCGATACAACGCTCATGTTGGCAAGAACATTGTTGAGGTTGATGATCAAGAAGCATACGTGAATGAGATGATGAAAACCTATGGTGAAATGCTTCGAAATCATCTCGCCGATCCAAACGTTTAA
- a CDS encoding ATP-binding cassette domain-containing protein — MVSTLLPIRLEEAVVSKRSKVLVGPVSTTIDAGGPTMIIGPNGAGKTTLLRLIHGLERARQGRVAFAVDDIQQVRSKQSFVFQKPIMLRRSALDNVIYPLSLRGVARDEARQSALAMIERVGLKGSETTRATFLSGGEAQKLAIARALVTKPDLLLLDEPTASLDAQAMRDIEALIQQAVLDGVEIIMTTHDMGQARRLAKNIIFLHEARLLENTEANSFWKKPQSDEARRFVEGEIV; from the coding sequence ATGGTGAGCACACTCCTTCCCATCCGCCTTGAAGAGGCTGTCGTTTCAAAACGCTCGAAAGTTTTGGTTGGGCCTGTTTCCACCACCATTGATGCTGGCGGGCCGACAATGATCATCGGTCCTAATGGCGCTGGTAAGACGACCTTGCTACGGCTTATCCATGGGCTGGAAAGAGCACGACAAGGGCGTGTGGCTTTTGCCGTCGATGATATTCAGCAGGTGCGTAGCAAGCAGAGTTTCGTGTTTCAAAAACCAATCATGCTGAGGCGTTCGGCTTTAGATAATGTGATCTACCCGCTGTCGCTTCGCGGTGTTGCGCGTGATGAAGCGAGACAAAGCGCTCTGGCGATGATTGAACGAGTTGGCTTGAAGGGCAGCGAGACAACACGGGCGACGTTTCTTTCTGGCGGCGAAGCACAAAAGCTCGCCATTGCCCGCGCCTTGGTGACGAAGCCTGATCTGCTCTTGCTCGACGAACCGACGGCCAGCCTTGATGCACAGGCAATGCGCGATATTGAAGCGTTGATCCAGCAAGCTGTTCTTGATGGTGTTGAAATTATCATGACCACCCATGATATGGGGCAAGCCAGACGATTGGCGAAGAATATTATTTTCCTACATGAGGCTCGACTGCTTGAAAATACTGAGGCAAACTCCTTCTGGAAGAAACCGCAAAGCGATGAAGCGCGACGGTTTGTTGAAGGAGAAATTGTGTAA
- a CDS encoding 4Fe-4S binding protein, which produces MGETSRILVCNCEKTMELDGAALGDALGVGDLKVHSNLCRRDLSAFEREATGEGELIIACTQEAPLFGEIIEEEGLQATPRFVNIRERAGWSTDEASTTPKIAALIKEALHNAEPPRLRTIQSDGLCLVYGRGQEALEAAKLLSSRLSVTLILTDASDVVLPQTLDFAIYKGRIKSVAGAFGGFKVIVDDHAALVPSSRHEPSFIMAKDDVNSTCSLILDVSGDTPLMVGHEKRDGYVHVEPTDQAALMRAVFDLSDMVGEFEKPIYVEYDANICAHSRNQKTGCSNCLDVCPAGAITPNGENVEIDPLVCGGCGSCHSVCPTGAISYNFPTRQDMVTRLMTLSETYHSAGGTKPVLLVHDDSFGTPIIDAMARFSRGLPANTLPMAVHSPTVFGHTEMLAALVAGFGDIVFLCDPQKQDELSGLNLEIELVEAMLSGLELGGSLQCSTEPDPELLENLLYDLDACERAPHSFVASGEKRSLARMAVAKLAESSNVEGPIALPEQSPYGRVAMNLEACTLCMACVSTCPANALMDTPGEPKLRFVEQACVQCSLCVKTCPEKALTLEPQLDFSAAAMQPITLKEEEPFECIRCGTPFATKSTINRISDQLAGKHYMFADESRSELIKMCGDCRVEAQAEAGGDPFTGGERPRIRTTQDYIDSEEQGLSMEDFLIKH; this is translated from the coding sequence ATGGGCGAGACGTCGCGTATATTGGTTTGTAATTGCGAAAAAACTATGGAACTTGATGGGGCAGCACTTGGTGATGCTCTGGGTGTTGGAGACCTCAAGGTTCATTCAAATTTGTGTCGGCGTGACCTAAGCGCTTTTGAGCGCGAGGCAACTGGCGAGGGCGAATTGATTATCGCCTGTACGCAGGAAGCGCCTTTGTTCGGTGAGATCATCGAGGAAGAGGGGCTTCAAGCAACACCACGGTTCGTCAACATTCGCGAACGGGCAGGCTGGAGCACGGATGAAGCGTCAACGACGCCTAAGATTGCTGCCCTCATTAAAGAAGCACTTCATAACGCAGAACCACCGCGCCTTCGTACCATTCAATCAGATGGCTTGTGCCTTGTTTATGGTCGTGGTCAAGAAGCCTTGGAAGCAGCTAAGCTTTTATCGTCGCGCCTATCTGTCACACTAATCCTTACAGATGCCAGTGATGTGGTGTTGCCCCAAACACTCGATTTTGCGATTTACAAAGGCCGAATTAAATCGGTTGCAGGCGCATTCGGCGGGTTTAAAGTGATCGTTGATGACCACGCCGCCTTGGTGCCTTCATCGCGCCACGAGCCAAGCTTCATCATGGCAAAAGACGATGTCAATTCAACATGCAGCCTTATCCTTGATGTGAGTGGCGATACGCCTCTTATGGTGGGGCACGAAAAGCGTGATGGCTATGTGCATGTCGAGCCGACCGACCAAGCAGCCTTGATGCGGGCAGTCTTCGATCTAAGCGATATGGTTGGCGAGTTCGAAAAGCCGATCTATGTGGAGTATGACGCCAATATCTGTGCCCATTCGCGCAACCAAAAAACAGGCTGCTCTAACTGTCTGGATGTATGCCCTGCAGGTGCAATCACGCCTAATGGTGAGAATGTCGAGATTGACCCACTGGTTTGCGGTGGTTGTGGTTCTTGCCATTCGGTTTGTCCAACAGGCGCGATCTCCTATAATTTCCCGACCCGTCAAGATATGGTCACACGCTTGATGACATTGAGCGAAACCTACCATAGCGCGGGTGGCACAAAGCCTGTGCTTTTGGTGCATGATGATAGTTTTGGAACGCCAATCATTGACGCGATGGCTCGGTTCTCGCGTGGGCTTCCGGCGAACACATTGCCAATGGCTGTCCATTCACCAACTGTGTTTGGCCATACAGAAATGTTGGCAGCCTTGGTGGCAGGCTTCGGTGATATCGTGTTTTTATGTGATCCACAAAAGCAAGATGAATTGTCCGGTCTTAATCTTGAAATCGAACTTGTTGAAGCAATGCTTTCAGGCCTAGAGCTAGGTGGTTCGCTGCAGTGTTCAACTGAACCTGATCCTGAGCTTTTGGAAAACCTGCTCTATGATCTTGATGCGTGCGAACGTGCACCGCATAGTTTTGTAGCGAGCGGTGAGAAGCGCAGTCTTGCCCGCATGGCCGTTGCAAAACTTGCAGAAAGCTCAAACGTTGAAGGCCCAATCGCCTTGCCTGAGCAATCGCCTTATGGCCGTGTTGCGATGAATTTGGAAGCCTGCACTTTGTGTATGGCGTGCGTTTCCACCTGTCCGGCCAATGCGTTGATGGACACACCGGGCGAACCGAAATTGCGCTTTGTTGAACAAGCCTGCGTGCAATGTTCGTTATGCGTAAAGACCTGTCCTGAAAAAGCGCTCACTCTTGAACCGCAACTTGATTTTTCAGCCGCCGCCATGCAGCCGATCACCCTAAAGGAAGAAGAGCCTTTCGAGTGTATTCGATGCGGCACACCCTTCGCGACCAAATCAACCATCAACCGCATCTCTGACCAGCTAGCAGGCAAGCACTATATGTTCGCCGACGAAAGCCGTTCAGAGCTTATCAAAATGTGCGGTGATTGCCGCGTGGAAGCCCAAGCAGAAGCAGGCGGTGATCCGTTCACTGGAGGCGAGCGTCCTCGTATTCGTACGACGCAAGATTACATTGATAGCGAAGAGCAGGGGCTATCGATGGAAGACTTCCTGATCAAGCACTAA